A single Perca flavescens isolate YP-PL-M2 chromosome 2, PFLA_1.0, whole genome shotgun sequence DNA region contains:
- the asf1bb gene encoding histone chaperone asf1b-B — protein sequence MAKVQVLNVAVLDNPSPFGNPFQFEITFECMEDLPEDLEWKIIYVGSAESEEYDQVLDSVLVGPVPAGRHMFVFQADAPNTGLIPESDAVGVTVVLITCTYRGQEFIRIGYYVNNEYTDPELRENPPLKPDYTQLLRNILASNPRVTRFHINWEGSADKMEDSENVDPSPNISGMIPPSCLPGKMPPLGLMPDNSMDCM from the exons ATGGCCAAGGTACAAGTCTTAAATGTTGCAGTTCTGGACAACCCGAGCCCATTTGGAAATCCATTTCAGTTCGAAATAACGTTTGAATGCATGGAGGATTTACCGGAAG ATCTTGAGTGGAAGATCATCTATGTGGGATCGGCTGAGAGCGAGGAATACGACCAGGTTTTGGACTCTGTTCTAGTTGGCCCGGTACCAGCTGGCAGacacatgtttgtgtttcag GCTGATGCTCCTAACACAGGGCTGATTCCAGAGAGTGACGCTGTAGGAGTGACTGTAGTCCTTATAACCTGCACTTACCGTGGACAGGAGTTTATTCGTATAGGTTACTATGTCAACAATGAATACACAGACCCTGAACTACGGGAAAACCCACCTCTCAAACCAGACTacactcag CTTCTGCGGAATATCTTGGCCTCCAACCCCCGTGTCACCCGCTTTCATATCAACTGGGAGGGCTCGGCAGACAAGATGGAGGACAGTGAGAACGTTGACCCGTCGCCCAACATTAGTGGCATGATCCCTCCCTCCTGTTTACCAGGAAAGATGCCACCTCTTGGACTGATGCCGGACAACTCCATGGACTGCATGTAA